The DNA segment TATGATAAAGTAATTGTTTTTAAAATAATTACTAAAGATTTATATTTTTAGGTTCTATAGAAAATTTAGATTATTAAATTTAATATTTTTTATAGAACTTTTTTTTATTTAAGATATAAATGTCTAAATCATCTATTTTTAATTTAATTTTTTACTGTGTCTGTTGAAGTTTTATCAATTTAAATAATATTTTACTTTAGATTAGTTTTAAGATAGTTTACTCTAAAAATTAGTATTTAAAGGGCATTTAATATTTAAAAATCAATTTTATTAAATTTGCTCTAAAAATTAGTATTTAAATATTATTCAATCTTATAAATTAAATTTAAGAGAATTTACTCTAAAATGAATTATATTTCGATGAGTCTTTTTTTTAAATTACTTTTTCTTTATTTTTATATTATATATAATTTTTAGGTATACCTAAATTTATATATTATTAATGATATAATAAGTCTATACAAAATTTAGAAAATACTTTATTTATTAGAATATTGATTAGTTTTATTTGTGTTTTATAAAACAATTATTTTTAATTATTATATTTTGTATAAAATGTTTTTCTAAAAGTGGATTTTTTATTATTTAAAATCTGTTTATGGATTTTGTATAAAATGTTTTTCTTAAAGTGGATTTTTTTATTATTTAAAATCTCTTTATAAATGTCTTATTATAAAACTATCAAAAATTTAAATTAAATGATTTTCTAGCAAGATTGTAAATAATATAGATTTTATTGAGGTGAAATATTGAATAAAGTAATTGAATTCAAAAATGTAACAAAAGAGTATGTTAATGGAGAACATGTTTTAAATGCAGTAAATAAATTAAATTTCACAATTGATAAAGGTGAATTTGTAGTAATTCTTGGACCTTCAGGCTCAGGAAAATCAACATTATTAAATCTTCTTGGAGGATTAGATAGTGTAAGTTATGGTGATATAATAATTGATGATAATAATATAACCCATTATAATGATAATGAACTTACAAAGTTTAGAGCAGAGAAAATTGGGTTTATATTTCAATTTTATAATTTAATTCCAAGTTTAACTGTTTATGAAAATATTGATTTAATTTCTGAACTTATAGATAAAGATATTGATGTTGATTATGCTCTTAATCAAGTAGATTTACTTGATCATTCAGATCAATTTCCATCAGAATTATCAGGTGGTGAACAACAAAGAGTATCCATTGCAAGGGCAATTATTAAAAAACCAAGTTTATTACTTTGTGATGAACCAACAGGTGCTTTAGATTCAAAAACTGGTTTTAAAATTATTAAAATTATTCATGATTTATCTTTTAAAGATAATACAACTGTTGTTGTAGTAACACATAATGAAAAGATTGCAGAAATTGCAAATAAAGTTATTTATTTAAATGATGGAAAAATTGATAATATTAAAATTAATACTAATCCAAAAACTCCTGAAGAGATTGATTGGTAGGTATAAAGAATTTAAAATTAATTAAAGGTTATATTATGTTATTATTTAAAAAGATGCTTAGAGATATTTCTAAACATAAATTACAATTTATTGCAATTTTTTTAATGTGTTTTTTTGCAATTTATATCTTTGTAGGTGTAGGTTCAGAAGCATATGGGATTGAAACTAATTTAAATAAGTATTATAATGATACTAATATGGCAAATGTATGGGTGTATAATGACACATTTACTAATTCTACAATAAATAAAATTAATAATCTAGATTCTACTATTCAAGTAGAAAGACAATTAGTAATTAATACAGTAGGTGATATGAAGAATAATCCAGATATTAAACTGCATTTTATTGAAAATAATACAATTTCCAAATATTATCCTATTAAAGGACCAAATATTGATATTAATGATAAAAATGGTATTTGGCTTGATAAAAGATTTGCAGATACATCTAATATCCATATTGGAGATAAAATTAAACTTAAATATAATAATATAATAATTGAAAAAACAGTACGTGG comes from the Methanobrevibacter wolinii SH genome and includes:
- a CDS encoding ABC transporter ATP-binding protein, whose protein sequence is MNKVIEFKNVTKEYVNGEHVLNAVNKLNFTIDKGEFVVILGPSGSGKSTLLNLLGGLDSVSYGDIIIDDNNITHYNDNELTKFRAEKIGFIFQFYNLIPSLTVYENIDLISELIDKDIDVDYALNQVDLLDHSDQFPSELSGGEQQRVSIARAIIKKPSLLLCDEPTGALDSKTGFKIIKIIHDLSFKDNTTVVVVTHNEKIAEIANKVIYLNDGKIDNIKINTNPKTPEEIDW